Below is a genomic region from Rickettsiales bacterium.
GCGGTGTATGTGGTGCTGGCGCGTGCCTGGCACATTGATGCGCTGCATGCGGCAGCCGTGATCTGTGTACTCTCCATGCTGACCTATATGCCGTTTTACCTGTATTTTGCAGACAGCCATATCAGCATGCAACATGGGGGTGATGTGCTCTTGCAGTTGGTCTATCAGGGCGTAATTACCGGCGTATTGGCGCTGGTCGTGTTCAATAAAGGCATCCACCTGCTGGGCGCGGCCCGGGCCGGTTCGGTGATCCCGCTCATTCCGGCGCTTTCCACGCTGCTGGCGATTCCTATATTGCATGAATATCCATCCGCCATGGAATGGGCGGGAATCGCCGCCGTATCTTTCGGCGTGTCGCTTTCTTCCGGCGCGCTTCGCTGGCGCCACTCCCGGACGCTTGCCCAGGTTGCAGTAAGAAATATTGATTAAACCTCCCATCATTGGTAAATAAAGTTAAGATCAAAGAGACGCGATTTATGACGCAGCAGAACGCACATACACCGGCGCAATCCCCCGCCGGAACGGAAAAATTGCAGGCGCTATGGCGCCGCGGTACGGATTTTCTTGGATGCAAATACGCTATCATGGGCGGTGCGATGTCTTGGGTGTCGGAGCGCAACCTGGTAGCAGCGCTCAGCAATGCCGGGGCGTTTGGTGTGCTGGCCTGCGGTTCCATGCCGCCCGCGCTGCTCGATAAGGAAATCGAGGCGACGGCCGCGCTGACAAATAAGCCGTTCGGCGTGAACCTGATCACCATGCACCCTGATATTGAGGCGCTGATCGATATTTGCGGCAAGCGGAAAGTGTCGCATATCGTGCTCGCGGGCGGGCTGCCGAAAGCAGCGTTTACGGAAAAAGTAAAATCCTACGGCGCGAAGCTTATCTGCTTTGCACCTTCTGCGCTGGTGGCTAAGAAGCTGATCAAGCTGGGCGCGGATGCGCTTGTGATTGAAGGCATGGAAGCAGGCGGCCATATCGGCCCCGTATCCACTTCCGTGCTCGCGCAGGAAATCCTGCCGGAAATCCGCGATGTACCGGTCTTCGTAGCAGGCGGCATTGGCCGCGGTGAAGCGATTGCGGCTTACCTTGAAATGGGAGCTTCCGGTGTGCAGCTTGGCACGCGCTTTGTCTGCTGCAGCGAATCGATCGCACATGAGAAATTCAAGCAGGCTTTCATTCATAGCCATGCGCGCAATGCGGTAGCATCCATCCAGGTGGATGAAGATTTTCCGGTGATTCCCGTACGCGCCATTGAGAATAAGGCGACCAAAGATTTTATGCGTTTCCAGCATGAAGTGATCGCGCGTTACCGCGCCGGGGAAGTGGACAAGGCAGCCGCGTCATTGCAGATCGAGCATTTCTGGGCCGGAGCGCTACGTCGTGCCGTGATTGACGGCGATGTGGAAAACGGCTCGCTCATGGCAGGCCAGAGCGTTGGCATGGTAAACAAGGTCGAACCCGCGGCGGATATTATCGCCGAGCTGGTGGCGCAGGCAGAACAATACCTGACACGGTAAAAGCCATATCGCTTACTGCTTGAACATTATTTTGCGGATTAAATATGATTCGCATATTTGCTTCCCACAAACACAACCCCAGATTTCTTCTTAATGATTGTAGAAGATCAAGGCGATGAACGCTCCTCGCACGGAGAAGGATATTATTTAAAAGCAGATAATAGCATAAAAGGCGGGAAATCTGCGTGTACGAAACATACCTATCCTTTTGGATAGGAACAAAAATAAATGAATAAAAGTTTACATTTGTTAGTCATTTGTTAATAATTATGTGCCAATAAGACCAGAGTGTTGCTCATCTGCACTAACCAATTAATAATATACAATCGCAAAGGTTAACTATATATGTACGGTACATTTATCGAGAAAGCGAAGCGGGAGATCGAAAGCAGGCTGAAGGCTTTTCTGCAGGAAAAAGACATTGAGCTGTTTGTCGCATCGAATGATAATATTGATAGCAGTAACCCGCTGGTGAGGTTGGAAGCGCTGGACGATGTGATCCTGTCCGGCAGCAAGCTGCTGTTCGAGATAAAGGTAGTGCTGGGCTTGCTGGGGAAGTCCTGGCAGTGCGAGGAGCTTGTGAAAGGTATTTATTATGCGCTGCATCCGCATAATATTAGCCTCTCGGATCTGACCGTGCTGCTGATGAGCATTCATGTGGAAGAAATGGCGTCCCTGGAGCCGGAATATGAACAAAAACGCGCCATCATGCGCTATATCCTGGAGTGTCTGACCTGAAATGACGGGCAAAGTATATATAGCGGGAGCAGGTCCCGGCGATCCGGAGTTAATTACGCTGAAGGCGCAGCGTCTGCTGCGCGAGGCGGATGCGGTGGTGTATGACCGCCTGATCCCGCAGGCCATTCTGGATATGATCCGGCCGGAAGCGGAGCGCTATTTCGCAGGTAAATCATGTAAACAGCATGTCATGACGCAGGACGAAATTAATGCGCTGCTGGTGAAGCTCGCACAGCGCGGTTTGAGCGTAGTGCGCCTCAAGGGCGGTGACCCGCTGATTTTCGGCCGTGGCGGCGAAGAAGCCGAATATCTCGTGCAGCATGATATCCCCTTTGAAATCGTTCCCGGTATCAGCTCGGCAACCGGCATCAGTGCTATCAATGGCATACCGCTGACCTATCGGGGGCTTGCCACGGGGGTGCGTTATATCACCGGCCACTCCAAGGAGCCGGAACTGGAGCTGAACTGGCAGAGCCTTGCCGATCCGGATACGACTATTGTTGTCTATATGGGCTTAGCCAATCTCCCGATTATCATGGCCAAACTAATCAAGCAGGGCCTCCCGCGCGATTTTCCGATGGCGGCTATCGAAAACGGTACGACCCCGCAAAGCCGTATTGTCATCAGTACGCTTGAAAATGGGGCGCAGGATGTTAAGAATGCCGGGCTGGAACCGCCGGTGCTGATTATCATAGGCCGGGTGGTTTCTCTGCACCATAAGCTTAAATAAAGACTCCACCCTGACGCTGTGCTACAATAAGTTGCAGGGGCAGGCATGACTCCCGTCATACTATTATTCGCATATGCAACAACGCAAGAATATTCAGGGTTTTACCCTTATCGAACTATCGATTGTGCTGGTCATTATCGGCCTGATTATCGGGGGTATTCTGGCAGGGCGCGATCTCATCGGTGCAG
It encodes:
- a CDS encoding nitronate monooxygenase family protein encodes the protein MTQQNAHTPAQSPAGTEKLQALWRRGTDFLGCKYAIMGGAMSWVSERNLVAALSNAGAFGVLACGSMPPALLDKEIEATAALTNKPFGVNLITMHPDIEALIDICGKRKVSHIVLAGGLPKAAFTEKVKSYGAKLICFAPSALVAKKLIKLGADALVIEGMEAGGHIGPVSTSVLAQEILPEIRDVPVFVAGGIGRGEAIAAYLEMGASGVQLGTRFVCCSESIAHEKFKQAFIHSHARNAVASIQVDEDFPVIPVRAIENKATKDFMRFQHEVIARYRAGEVDKAAASLQIEHFWAGALRRAVIDGDVENGSLMAGQSVGMVNKVEPAADIIAELVAQAEQYLTR
- the cobA gene encoding uroporphyrinogen-III C-methyltransferase gives rise to the protein MTGKVYIAGAGPGDPELITLKAQRLLREADAVVYDRLIPQAILDMIRPEAERYFAGKSCKQHVMTQDEINALLVKLAQRGLSVVRLKGGDPLIFGRGGEEAEYLVQHDIPFEIVPGISSATGISAINGIPLTYRGLATGVRYITGHSKEPELELNWQSLADPDTTIVVYMGLANLPIIMAKLIKQGLPRDFPMAAIENGTTPQSRIVISTLENGAQDVKNAGLEPPVLIIIGRVVSLHHKLK